The Methanoplanus sp. FWC-SCC4 genome has a window encoding:
- a CDS encoding TrpB-like pyridoxal phosphate-dependent enzyme codes for MPTKIILDENEIPKKWYNIQADMPNLPGIPHNPITKKAVEAKDLAPIFADGLIKQEFSTEKYIDIPPEVREILTLWRPSPLLRAERLEKLLKTPAKIYYKYEGQSPSGSHKTNTSVAQAYYNKEDGIERIATETGAGQWGSALSFATQFFGMECTIYMVRGSYEQKPYRKMMMQTWGAKCYPSPTTMTNSGREILKRDPNTSGSLGIAISEAVEDAATHENTNYALGSVLNHVCLHQTVIGLEARKQLDIAEETADIVIGCAGGGSNFAGIAFPFVRDKIEKKNPDVEIIASEPAACPTLTKGLYAYDFGDVAGLTPIMQMYTLGHDFIPPSIHAGGLRYHGMSPLVSRLHADGLIKSVAYHQNECFKVAVDFAKTEGIIPAPESAHAIKAAVEQALLCKKTGEEKTIVFNLSGHAHFDMSAYEAYFNKTLPDYEYPAELIKESLSKLPHIED; via the coding sequence ATGCCCACAAAGATAATTCTCGATGAGAATGAAATCCCAAAAAAATGGTACAACATACAGGCGGATATGCCGAATCTGCCGGGAATACCCCATAATCCGATTACAAAGAAAGCGGTGGAGGCAAAGGATCTTGCACCGATATTTGCTGACGGTCTGATTAAACAGGAGTTCTCAACAGAAAAATACATAGACATACCTCCTGAAGTCAGGGAGATACTGACACTGTGGAGACCATCCCCTCTCTTAAGGGCAGAGAGGCTTGAAAAGCTCCTGAAAACACCTGCAAAAATCTACTACAAATACGAAGGACAAAGCCCCTCAGGAAGCCACAAGACAAACACTTCCGTTGCACAGGCTTACTACAACAAAGAGGACGGCATTGAGAGAATCGCAACCGAAACAGGTGCAGGGCAGTGGGGTTCCGCACTCTCGTTTGCAACACAGTTCTTCGGGATGGAATGCACCATCTACATGGTCAGGGGAAGCTATGAACAAAAACCATACCGGAAGATGATGATGCAGACCTGGGGTGCAAAATGCTACCCGAGCCCGACAACAATGACAAATTCAGGCAGGGAAATTCTAAAACGCGATCCCAATACATCCGGAAGTCTCGGAATTGCAATCTCTGAGGCAGTAGAGGACGCCGCAACGCATGAGAACACAAACTATGCTCTTGGTTCCGTTCTAAATCATGTCTGCCTCCACCAGACAGTAATCGGACTTGAGGCCCGAAAACAGCTGGATATCGCAGAAGAAACGGCTGATATCGTAATCGGCTGTGCGGGGGGAGGCTCAAACTTTGCTGGGATAGCATTCCCGTTTGTCAGGGACAAAATTGAAAAGAAGAACCCTGATGTCGAGATCATCGCATCAGAGCCTGCCGCCTGCCCGACCCTTACAAAAGGCCTTTATGCGTATGACTTCGGTGATGTTGCGGGACTAACCCCGATTATGCAGATGTACACACTCGGCCATGACTTCATCCCGCCGTCAATTCATGCCGGAGGACTCAGGTATCACGGAATGTCCCCGCTTGTATCACGCCTCCATGCGGACGGCCTGATAAAATCGGTTGCATACCACCAAAACGAATGCTTCAAAGTGGCAGTTGACTTTGCAAAAACCGAAGGAATAATTCCCGCACCGGAATCAGCCCATGCGATAAAGGCAGCGGTTGAACAGGCACTTTTGTGCAAAAAAACGGGTGAGGAGAAGACAATTGTATTCAACCTGAGCGGACATGCACACTTTGACATGTCGGCATACGAGGCATACTTCAACAAAACGCTGCCGGACTACGAATACCCGGCAGAATTAATTAAGGAATCACTTTCAAAACTACCACACATTGAAGATTAA
- a CDS encoding ATP-NAD kinase family protein, translated as MGGKVALKGTDGQYERALELGAEPVAEKKAAEFVRALDLSEIMFFTAGGLMGEGLLKSTGTARYKVVFNPNNPTSAEDTKKACLMMLKAGVEMIVFCGGDGTARDVVSATGDKVPLLGIPSGVKMFSGIFALTPKTGADIVNRFPDLSIVKTEVMDIDEEEYRKGRLKTVIFAEAKVPLIPQKSQGGKWVSSGSDERNRKEIGRFLAEILSDDTLYLIGAGTTAKSILDELGLSGYTLLGIDALFSGRLIGRDLSERDILKLLEGHKKAKIIISPIGAQGFILGRGNQQFSPEVLRKTGTENIIIAATNAKLMMTKELFIDTGDMDLNRSFPDSVQVICGDCMAQRVKIQKPGQ; from the coding sequence ATGGGGGGAAAAGTCGCCCTTAAGGGCACAGACGGACAGTACGAAAGGGCATTGGAGCTCGGTGCAGAGCCTGTTGCAGAAAAAAAGGCGGCTGAGTTTGTCCGGGCACTTGACCTCTCAGAAATCATGTTTTTTACCGCCGGCGGTCTGATGGGTGAGGGACTCCTGAAAAGCACAGGCACTGCCAGATACAAAGTCGTTTTCAACCCGAATAATCCGACATCGGCAGAGGATACAAAAAAAGCATGCCTGATGATGCTAAAGGCAGGCGTTGAAATGATCGTTTTCTGCGGAGGAGACGGTACTGCAAGGGATGTCGTTTCTGCAACAGGGGATAAAGTTCCGCTGCTTGGAATACCCTCAGGCGTCAAGATGTTTTCGGGAATTTTTGCCCTGACACCAAAGACAGGTGCGGATATAGTAAACCGTTTTCCTGATTTAAGCATTGTAAAAACAGAGGTCATGGACATAGACGAGGAGGAGTACAGAAAAGGCAGGCTGAAGACTGTGATCTTTGCAGAGGCGAAAGTCCCTTTGATACCGCAAAAATCACAGGGCGGAAAATGGGTCTCCTCCGGCAGTGACGAGAGAAACAGAAAGGAGATCGGTCGTTTCCTTGCAGAGATCCTCTCTGATGACACGCTGTATCTCATCGGTGCAGGCACGACGGCAAAATCCATTTTGGATGAACTCGGGCTATCAGGCTACACACTCCTCGGGATTGACGCACTGTTCTCAGGCAGGTTAATCGGGCGGGATTTAAGCGAAAGGGATATACTAAAACTTCTTGAAGGGCACAAAAAGGCAAAGATAATAATCAGCCCGATAGGTGCCCAGGGATTTATTCTGGGACGGGGAAACCAGCAGTTTTCACCAGAGGTGCTCAGAAAAACCGGTACTGAAAATATAATCATTGCCGCCACAAATGCAAAACTGATGATGACAAAGGAGCTTTTCATAGACACCGGTGACATGGACCTTAACAGATCATTTCCGGACTCTGTCCAGGTCATATGCGGCGACTGCATGGCACAGCGTGTAAAAATTCAAAAGCCCGGGCAGTAA
- a CDS encoding site-specific DNA-methyltransferase: MIPSQAGTTVIEAGLMGRNAVSNDINPLSRILCEPRFSPPDINCVKERLDRINLEKNLSGDIDLSMFYEKETESEIVSLKNYLFERKESGEEDNTDRWIRMVATNRLTGHSSGFFSVYTLPPNQAVSPRSQIKINEKRNQTPEYRDTKKLILKKTRALLKRLTEAERENLKKAGKTAAFLQCDAGETKEIPQNSVSLTVTSPPFLDIVQYAGDNWLRCWFNSLDEREIGKKITMSKTLPEWTGVMQNVFHELFRITKPKGWVAFEVGEVRNGKVCLDEHVIPIGREAGFTCAGVLINEQDFTKTSNIWGISNKKNGTNTNRIVVFQK, encoded by the coding sequence ATGATCCCTTCACAGGCAGGAACTACGGTAATTGAGGCAGGGCTTATGGGGAGAAATGCTGTTTCAAATGACATCAACCCTTTAAGCAGAATACTCTGCGAGCCCAGGTTTTCTCCGCCTGATATCAATTGTGTGAAAGAAAGGCTTGACAGGATTAATCTGGAAAAAAATCTCTCAGGTGACATAGATCTCTCTATGTTTTATGAAAAGGAAACAGAATCCGAGATTGTATCTTTGAAAAATTATCTTTTTGAGAGAAAGGAGTCGGGAGAAGAAGACAACACCGACAGATGGATCAGGATGGTCGCAACAAACCGCCTTACAGGGCATTCCTCCGGATTTTTTTCGGTATATACACTCCCGCCCAATCAGGCTGTATCTCCCCGGAGCCAGATAAAAATTAACGAAAAAAGAAACCAGACTCCCGAATACCGGGATACAAAAAAGCTTATTCTGAAAAAAACACGGGCTCTCTTAAAAAGACTGACCGAAGCCGAGAGGGAAAATCTGAAAAAGGCCGGTAAAACTGCTGCTTTCCTGCAATGTGATGCGGGAGAGACAAAAGAAATACCACAAAATTCCGTCTCCCTCACTGTAACATCACCTCCGTTTCTTGATATTGTTCAGTATGCAGGTGACAACTGGCTGAGATGCTGGTTCAACTCACTTGACGAGAGAGAGATCGGAAAAAAGATTACAATGTCAAAGACCCTTCCCGAATGGACAGGCGTTATGCAGAATGTTTTTCATGAACTCTTCAGGATAACAAAACCGAAAGGATGGGTTGCGTTTGAAGTAGGGGAGGTCAGGAACGGGAAAGTCTGCCTTGATGAACATGTAATACCAATAGGCAGAGAGGCAGGATTTACCTGTGCCGGTGTTTTGATAAACGAGCAGGACTTTACCAAGACTTCAAACATCTGGGGTATCTCAAACAAAAAGAACGGAACCAATACAAACAGGATTGTGGTATTTCAAAAATAA
- a CDS encoding YunC family protein encodes MDILLMEHLIVPLEEKEAEGFVIPLGDVNLVFVKTDSGIVGCGAIDVMALEKFGYPAAKVKPKGNSVADINDLMEGEIAAVNPSGEKLGIKIGMTGKEAVRLL; translated from the coding sequence ATGGATATTCTTTTAATGGAGCATTTAATAGTCCCTCTTGAAGAAAAAGAGGCAGAAGGATTTGTAATTCCTCTCGGAGACGTAAATCTCGTTTTTGTAAAAACCGATTCCGGCATTGTCGGATGCGGTGCAATTGATGTCATGGCACTTGAAAAATTCGGTTACCCTGCCGCAAAGGTAAAACCAAAAGGAAATTCGGTGGCAGACATAAATGATCTGATGGAAGGAGAGATTGCCGCAGTAAATCCTTCCGGCGAAAAGCTTGGAATTAAGATAGGAATGACAGGAAAAGAAGCAGTCCGGCTTCTTTAA
- a CDS encoding PDC sensor domain-containing protein has protein sequence MSKITDVAIFLTASVVVFVILFFAGFSIINPSPDPENSPDIQNEMMTGISDFQGYVQEGFYELNEIASSAAERISKTGLDGEGTEKILEEYMSKNPSIVTIGTFDGAGYVKAMVPVSHQEIVGKDLGNTPVVSLMNSRKVPLMTDQFDLAEGGKAASINYPVFTGDDRYAGFVSLTFDPAIMFGDILKKNFYQDEFQFMAVQKNGVILYDEDPEEIGKNTFKDPMYEDYPEISGFGEQFAEKWSGRYVYRFTDPGSLKEAKKEAFWTTCGIHGTEWRIMIIKTL, from the coding sequence ATGTCAAAAATCACAGATGTTGCAATATTTTTAACAGCATCAGTTGTTGTCTTTGTGATCTTGTTCTTTGCCGGATTTAGTATAATAAATCCGTCTCCTGATCCTGAAAATAGTCCGGATATTCAAAATGAAATGATGACCGGAATTTCGGATTTTCAGGGGTATGTGCAGGAAGGGTTCTATGAATTAAATGAAATTGCGTCTTCTGCCGCAGAAAGGATCTCCAAAACGGGCCTTGATGGTGAGGGCACGGAAAAAATACTTGAAGAATATATGAGCAAAAATCCATCCATCGTAACTATCGGGACTTTTGACGGGGCCGGTTACGTAAAGGCTATGGTGCCTGTGTCCCATCAGGAAATTGTCGGAAAGGATCTTGGAAACACACCTGTTGTATCCCTTATGAATTCCCGGAAAGTTCCCCTGATGACAGATCAGTTTGATCTTGCAGAAGGAGGAAAGGCGGCATCTATAAACTACCCGGTATTTACCGGTGATGACAGGTATGCAGGATTCGTAAGTCTTACATTTGATCCTGCAATCATGTTTGGTGATATTTTAAAGAAGAATTTTTATCAGGACGAATTTCAGTTCATGGCAGTTCAGAAAAACGGAGTGATCCTCTATGATGAAGACCCTGAAGAGATCGGAAAAAACACATTTAAAGATCCCATGTATGAGGATTACCCTGAAATATCCGGATTTGGAGAGCAATTTGCGGAGAAATGGTCAGGAAGGTATGTTTATCGTTTCACTGATCCAGGCTCCCTTAAAGAGGCGAAAAAAGAGGCATTCTGGACAACATGCGGTATTCATGGCACTGAATGGAGAATAATGATAATAAAGACTCTTTAA